The genomic window GGGCTGAGACGCCGGCTTCCAATCGCCGCTCACCACCGGGCCGAGATGCTGGCTCTGCCTGACCTCCCGGGTTCAAACCCTCGCCGTCAGCAGCTTCACCCCCGCAAACACGAAGAAACCGCCGAGCGCGGCTTCCACCACGCGGCGGAAGCGCGTGAGGCCGGCGCGCACCATGCTGCTGGACAGAAGCAGGGCATAGGCGCCGTGGCCGGTGAACGACATCAGGAACGAGCCCGCGACGAACAGCACGATAATCGAGAAAGGTGCGTCGCCGACCCCGCCGACGCCCGCGATCGCCAGCCAGAACATGATGGCCTTGGGGTTGGAAACCTGCAGGAGATAGCCGCCGGCGACCTGCCGCCGGAATGAGCGCAGGCCGGGCGCCAAGGGTGAGAGCGGCGGCGGATTGAGCATCTTG from Martelella sp. NC20 includes these protein-coding regions:
- a CDS encoding LysE family translocator, whose amino-acid sequence is MLSEYLPQLILAWSILLVGVVSPGPSVMLILGVAMAQGRGAAVATALGVACGSMTLSIATVLGLSIIFAQLAHAMEIVRFVGAGYLFFLAFKSFGKMLNPPPLSPLAPGLRSFRRQVAGGYLLQVSNPKAIMFWLAIAGVGGVGDAPFSIIVLFVAGSFLMSFTGHGAYALLLSSSMVRAGLTRFRRVVEAALGGFFVFAGVKLLTARV